Below is a genomic region from Brassica rapa cultivar Chiifu-401-42 chromosome A08, CAAS_Brap_v3.01, whole genome shotgun sequence.
GTTGTCTGTTTTATTTGGGTtgaaatgaacaaaaaaaagaatgtgaATCATGACAACTTTATAAGAAGTGGTAAAGGAAAAACTTATAAAGTTTTCTAAAAGTAGTTTAAAAAAAGGTGAACAACAAAAagaataatttcaaaaatagtttttaaattgAAGATTTCAAaggttttaaaaaattgattgaCAAAATTTGGTTTTGATGAAAATTTACACAAGTATAAAGCCTCTACAAGACTACAACCTACACAACAATCGGGGGTCTGTATATCCAACTAACAAAATATGTGAATAGTGTCTCTCTAACattcctaaaaaaaaattatcaggaataatatttctttttcgtatcctactattctttttttttgtagaaaaataaagaataaaattattccttgttaaatatGAGATAGAACAACAATTCATTTTCATTTCTGCAATTTTATTTCTCTACGTTCATTTCTTATTCGTTGCTCTTCTTTTCAGAATGATCACCAATCACACCAgtctaaacaaaaaatattatagatatctataaatattaaatatttatacatacaTAAAATCAATTATACtgataattcaaatatttatatgaaaattactaactacattaattttttgatcatttgaatATATTcgaataatttaaatatttgtcaaatACTTTCAGATATGGATCTGGAGGATCTTCAGTTTGTTAGACAAAATAATAAAGTATCCAATGCAAATAAACCTGAGGGCTACTGAAATACCCGACCCAAATCTAGCATTACTGCTAATTATACATTTCGTTTGGTGAATTATTTATTACTGAACTTTGACGGTTTCATGATTTAATCAATCCAGCAATAACCGAAACTTAACCGCACAAAACAAAGAGGGGATGGATGAGAAGATTGGTCTTACATACAGAACACATGTATAACAACGTCCAGAGTCAGAGATCAAAGTTAAAAAAACTGCATCAAAACCACTAGAATTGCTAAAGTGACGATCAATTCCACAAGAAAATGTGTTTGTTTCCAAAAGAAGACGTAAAAACAATGGAAGTGTAAACACAACATGAGAAGATATACCTTGCAAGAACATAAGCCAACGGTAATGGCGCTAACTTCGTCAGAACAATATGAGACTAACAATGTAGGATCATCACAGGAAGTAAGGAACACCTGTTCTTGGCCCTCTCATTTGATTGTTCTCTTCTGTCTCCGTGAAGAACTTCACGTCCCTTTCCTGGTATTAAAAGCATAACCGTCAGTGAGGACTGGATCAGATCCTAAACACTTTCCAGAATAGTTCTACAGAAGAACAATCGATTCAGGCACAGAGATTCTACAAACCAACTAGGTCatttcacatatatataaaagtcaaAAATATAGTTCTAACAATCTCACAAGAACTACCTGTCTAACTTCCATAAACAAGAAGTTCGTTCATGTTTGGGTTAGAGAGACAAGCACCAAAAGGAGCAACTTAATAGATACAAAAGGGTTACGCGTAAACTGAGACCCCTCTTGTTTAGAGATAGGTGTAAGAACATGAAACACGAGATAATGGTACATCAGTAGAAAAAGAGGAAACAAGTGACTTGCCATGTTGTCATTGAAGCTCAACATAGAAGCCACATTCCCACAGCGGTAGCAGTAGTTAGGTGCAGACCACACCTTCACACACAAAAATTTAAAGAGAAGAAACATCACCAAGCAGATTATTATACTTCaaaaaaatgaatcaaaagAAGCACCACACTTACAGTTACAAGTCCTTTGTCTTGGAACATGTACTTGAGACCTTCTTGGACAAGCTGATGTGCGCGACATACTAGTTCAAGATTGTTTATATGGTTAAACTGCACACAAAAGCCAAAGTTAAAGAAGTGTTTCTTAACAGATTAATTGAAATTTTCaacaacaagaaacaaacatacCTCAGTGGTAACCCTGGACCCGAAAAGCCAACCAGCGCCACGTGGACTTACAGCCCATGTTTCAATATCTTCAGGATCGCTCCACATAAGATCACAGAATGGTCCTTCATGCGGGATTTCGCAATTTCGATCAATCAATCTTATCTAGAGGACAAAATAAGATCTGAAGTATGAGATTCTAATCATTCAGGGTGAAAACAAGAAAACGATTAATAGAAAAAGCAGCACTTTTTGACCTGGTCAATTGTCCGTACATCTGGTGAAAGGCCACCATGAACACATAGAACCTACACCGAGGAAGCAatactttttaaatataatatacaaCTTGTACATTCATATAAGTCTAAGAGAAAATACATCATAATACAATGCCAAAGATCATGAGGAAAATACTTACAGTGCCATCTATAATAGCGGAAAGAGTAAGATAGTCAAACACATCCGTGCAGTATCTCCAAGCATTAGCATTACCGTACTTCCTTTGGCATTCGTCATAGAAACCATAGACCTAGCAAATATAGTTTAAGACAACAACTTTATCAAAAATGAACCTGCAGGAACACAAACAAAGCGTAGCAAAAAACTAAACAAGAACAATTAAACGAGAACAGCGAGCAGGAAGAAAGTATGCAAAACAGCATCATTTCATATTTACACTTACAGTGGTTGTCTTGGATTATTTGATTACAAACATC
It encodes:
- the LOC103832883 gene encoding phytochrome-associated serine/threonine-protein phosphatase 1 gives rise to the protein MDLDQWISKVKDGQHLSEDELHLLCEYVKEILIEESNVQPVNSPVTVCGDIHGQFHDLMKLFQTGGHVPETNYIFMGDFVDRGYNSLEVFTILLLLKSRYPAHITLLRGNHESRQLTQVYGFYDECQRKYGNANAWRYCTDVFDYLTLSAIIDGTVLCVHGGLSPDVRTIDQIRLIDRNCEIPHEGPFCDLMWSDPEDIETWAVSPRGAGWLFGSRVTTEFNHINNLELVCRAHQLVQEGLKYMFQDKGLVTVWSAPNYCYRCGNVASMLSFNDNMERDVKFFTETEENNQMRGPRTGVPYFL